A region of the Peromyscus leucopus breed LL Stock chromosome X, UCI_PerLeu_2.1, whole genome shotgun sequence genome:
cacacaattatttttttctacttgctATTTGTTAGTGTTATCAATCAGAACTAACTCTTCCCCATAACTGACTGTTAGGGCAACTCAAAGGAGAGGCCTTTTCCCCCAGTCATGTCAAAATCTCCCTGAAGATATGGCTGGCTTCTGCCTTGATCTTCCCCTCTGTCTGCACCATACAACCAGACCAGAAAGGTAATTTTCACCTTTGGGAAATTAGAAGCTACTTACTACCTCAACTTTGAAGCACGGTGTTTTCAAAGAGCACTAAGGATGTGAGTAACCAAGTGCCCATGTAAATGACTGATAGAATATAGAAGCAACTCTACTATTTTTGAATATTTGGGCTAGTCAGACTGTAAAAGGCACTCAACATAATTTACTGTTTAAATCATATAATTTACCTTTtcctaaaattaagaaaaaaagaatagtggGTTAAATCATTAATAAAGCTTTTAAATAATTATCTTTAGAAAGTCTTAgcaaataaagtataataaaatggTTCTCTCTTTTCTAGCATATAACTTTGGCTATTCATATTAAGATGTACCCATGAGTAACCAGTCTTTTATGTATGCTAAATATTAGACAAAGCGGCCTTACATGAAGCCCACAGTCCCAACCTGTTCTTACCATCGCAGCCGCCGCCGAATGGTTCATCTGGTGATGAGCTGCCTTGAGTTTGGCTTGCAAGTGTGGAGGAGGATGAAAATACTTGCATTTCTCCCGGGAGCATCGGCCTTTAATGTAATCCATGCAGATTGTCACAGTATTATCAGACACCTCAATCATAGAGACATCCGTAGGGTGAGCATATCGACAATCACTCTCCCCACGGGTACAATTTCCACGCTGAAATTCACGGCAAaccttaaaaaggaaagaaacaaaaaaacacatacattCCCAGTGATGATTGAAAGGTGACTGGCTTTTATTTACCTTCCAAGAAGATACGAGAGTCACATATGAATTTTGTCATTTGTGTAGGAAACAGCTATAAAAGATGAAGTGTAATACAAAGCAATATTCACCCTAAGATAAAAACACAATTTCATAAAAGGGGGAAAGATCACATTTTCCACAAAGATAAGAGTGTCTATTTGCCTTACACTGACATAATAGGACTTGAAAGTATTactgaaaatgtgttttaatcCTGAAGTTAACATATACCCTCAAGCGTAACGATTTCTTTAAAGCCTAGGCTGGTTCTTTATCATACAGCAATACACTAGTGGTTTTACATGGACAATTTGTAAACCACATTGAGTCAAACCTATATTTAGGTTCCATTATAATACATGAGCAGGCATTCAATTGGTTGCCAGTGGAGCTGACATTCTAAGAAATCAACCAGTTATTTATTCTAGTGAACAAAGACTAGCAATTAAAGGAAAACTAAAGGGTGTCAATAAATCAAAAGATGTTTGAAATTTCCTTTAAATTCTTTAGGTTTCATGTAATATTTATTGTGAAGTCCATCATTCTTAACATGAAGAAAATCTTTAGGTGTGATGAAATTCATTTACAACCTATACTCATATAGCTTTACATTCTATAATTGTAGAATGTTAGGTTCGTTTTTCAGTTTATCATTTTGGAAAGTAGAGACTCATGAACAAATCTAGTTATTACATTTTATAAAGCTCCAGCATGGGTACAAAGAAAATTCTCACTTAGAATTCCTATACAGCAGTTCATGTTTGGGTATACTTGAAACATTGTTTGACCTACTACACAACAAAATTCATTCACTCTAGAACAAGGTCTaactgaagttaaaaaaatgtttaacattattattttttttttcaagacagggtttctctgtgtagttttggtgcctgtcctggaactcgctctggagaccaggctggccttgaactcacagagatccgcctggctctgcctcctgagtgctgggattaaaggcgtgcaccaccaccgcctggcttaacaTTCTTTCTCAGGCTCCTTATGCTAAAAGGTACTAGGATATTCTGATTTTAAACATTCAACAAACTAGGCTTTGAAAAGGTACATTATGCATAAAGTTAATATCCATTCTACAAGCATTTCTATACGTAGTCACAAATACCTCCAGTCTATCTGTACGAATTGGTTTTGGGGCAGGAACTCCTGGCAATGCAAGATGTGGGTTTCCAGAAATCAGAACTGGAGTATTCGGAAAAAGTTCAGCAGGAACCAGGCCCATCCCAGGATGAGGCATGTAAGGATTGAAAGCCATAGTAGGATTAGCTGCAAGCGATGGATTCATAGGAAAAGATGCCTgtgttcaaaagagaaaaaaagaggtatTAGAGCTAAACATATCCTTCTTACTATTTATTACACCAGGCATTCTCGAAGGAATTACAGCATTTCCTAAGCcactatttctgtttttcttttgtttttgagattataatcatattattttactatatttatcaaataattatgtatttttattttatatcttaaaatttataaattatatatattaatctttatatattcatattatatcattatatcacttctcccttccctttcttccttctaaatcctcccatataccctttCCTTACTCTCTTTAAAATGTATGGCCTCTTTTCATTAAGtgttgttaaatgaaataaatatataatatgtatatattctaaatataatcaccactgtttcttgatttttttgtcttttactaATTTCCATATAGGAATTGCTTTTAAAATGACAACTATCTATAGGCATGGACTTGACTGGTaagctgatttttgacaaagccATAATTTCCCCAATGAAtgacagcacatgcacacacgcacacaatttCTCTTGGTTCCTCACACAGCTATGCCTTTAAACGTAGACTCTGTGATCTCCTGAAAGCCCATTCCCTTccactttccccttcctcttcccagatggaaTGCTGCCTGTCCTACCACATGTCCAATCACCCAATAGCatccttctttgttttcttggccCACTGATATTTATACaagacttgaaaaagaaaaggataatttAGAAAAAGTGAATGCTTTAACAATCTACCATCCACCTAAAATGAGGATAGCattggcattttattttactattttactaCTAGTCCTATTTCATAAACGAATCTGACTTGCTGTGGAGgctcacaaaggtttcctagtgagatctgagcttgctttacccagcagggctgcattagaggagtGCTTGACCACATGCGTGGTTACTAAGTGATTGAAAGGGTTTGCACGTGGATGTGCTatggggaggtctttgctccaccttttgacattcctataaaaagccctttagaagagacagaaaggactggtggataaggatctaggcccttcccaaggctatcctgtgtttctgtctgtctctctcccctctatatttctatctaaatctcttaacactttctcctcaagagtaccctggggaaaaagtgggagctggtctcccacaactTGTCCAGCCTTGTCTTTATTTAGGGGCCAGATGATACTCATAGTTCAAAAGGAGGCTCTAGAAATGCTACAAGGATCCCTATTAGGGAAGAAGAGATAACAGGATTGTATGGTCATGATTCAGAGTATAACTAGTAAGGAAAAGCTTTATAAATGCAAAGGGTTGTTACCTGTTTGTCTCTCTTTACAGTTCCTGGATTCAAAGAGATTGGTATATGCATTGCCTTTAGCATCAGGAATGGcacattttatcattttactATGCTCTTTTCCAGTTCgtgccacatgtgtgcatctTTTATCAATGTGGATATTGTTTCATTGATAGTTCTCTTGTCCTCCCTAAAGTACTGAATACTGACTCAATGACTTGTAGATACCCTTGaaggtacattttaaaaataaaatttaagtattataaatgataatatatattacttatatattTCTAATAGCAATTTAATAAGGTAATAACTGGTGGTATCTCACTATATTTTACTAAGTGCATGTGATCTTTCttgcattcattttctctttttcaccaGAGAAATCAAGCTACACCCATGCCTGCTAAATTACAAAGGGCTTCCTCTAAAACAGGGACAATAGGAATCTGTGGAGTCTGGTGGGGCCATATATAATCTCTACCTCATCCTCCATGCTTACTTCAAATTTTCACTAGCACAGCTGCCTGAAGAAACCCCAAAGGCCAAGTTGGCTGAAATGGAAGTGCTCCCACTTTAGCATCCCACCTTATGTAAATGTATCAAATAACCTGACTGCTCTGttaggaagaacagaaagaatcCAGCTTAAAGGAACTGGACTCAttaggggaagggaggaagcatTTTAAGATGAAAGGACCACACTAGACACCAAGAAAGATGATGGGGTAGTTTGCAGAGGGACTCTCAGGTTTAAGGACAGATAGCCTTAGGCTGACCAAGCCAGGCTAAGTCTTGTGATGAAACGTTCTCAGGAACCTGTCAAAGTTCTCACCATCTTTGGGAATTAGACCTGACAAGTCAGATCTTACTAATTCAATGATTTATACTCTTGTCAAATTCAGCAAGAATCTTTGAAAGTCAAAACCCACATATGAACCACACAGCAgtcttgtttgtttctatttgttttctctcagaatttttgttttgttttgtttttaagacagggtttctttgagtaacagccctagctgtcctgattttgctctgtagaccaggctggcctcgaactcagagatccgcctgcctctacctcccgagtgctgggattaaaggcatgtgccaccaccacctggcttctctcAGACTTTAATAGAAATTTCTCACTGAAGTTACTCTTCCAATTCTAgattgtttttagttttacttttttcaaaactgaaaaaaattacaactATGATGTATTGAACAGAAACAAAGGCTAAGGGGTGGGTGAATTGCCAGACTAAAAACAATAAGGAAACTAACAAATTAGTAATAACTTATCTAATTAATGTTCAATTAAAAGCCAAGCCTAATGTTTACCTAAGCAAGGCTTTCTTTTTATAGCTttaaaactctattttttttttttacgccAGGGAAAAATTTCTgcttaacttctttctttttaaaatcattttaatttacttaGGGTCTGTTATTTCTTCTaacagtatgaaaaaaaaa
Encoded here:
- the Mbnl3 gene encoding muscleblind-like protein 3 isoform X6, encoding MFAQQMQLMLQNAQMSSLASFPMNPSLAANPTMAFNPYMPHPGMGLVPAELFPNTPVLISGNPHLALPGVPAPKPIRTDRLEVCREFQRGNCTRGESDCRYAHPTDVSMIEVSDNTVTICMDYIKGRCSREKCKYFHPPPHLQAKLKAAHHQMNHSAAAAMALPPGALQLIPKRSALDKANGATPVFNPNVFHCQQALANMQIPQPAAAAFIPTGPILCMAPASTFVPMMHGATPSTVSAAATPATSVPFVPTTTGNQMPQLSIDELNRSMFVSHM